ACGCTCCCCCACTAAATTCCGGATTAGCCAATGACTAGCGcatcaataaaaaaagaattctCAGCTACTATAAGTGGTGTGTTTCAATTGTTttactttattaaatataacgagaaatatttatacaacatTTAGAATTTCTTCTTTATCATTCATATTTTAATGAGTCAGCGTATTTCCTGTATTCATTGTGATTCACTTAATCCAAAATgtgttaaataattcatatacATTTCTTGattctttataaaattgagATATATAAAGCCTAATAGTAATATTATTAGTGTTTAATTTCGTGGGTAGCTTCCTAGTCTTACATTACccaatatacatatttttaaatcgcaATCGAAAAGCATAATAAAGAGTCAGATTGATCAAAAGagtgattttttgtttgtgaATGAACTTATTCTACCTATCTCTCATAAAAATTCTAAACggtagaaattaaaaataaaccaattaaTGTTAAATTAATACAATACAGCCACAACAGATGGGCAGTAGTTTTTGCCGCTCCTGAAGAGGATCCATTGCTTCGAAATGAAAAATCGGATTTTGCGTTCTGTAAAACTACAATTTCCAAATCATCTTTAGGATTATAAGGGATTTCGTCTTCCTCAAAGCACCTGCATTTATTATCACTAGGAAGATTGCACCTATATTTGAGGGCTCCTTTGGCCAGATTAAACACACCTCTCCAACCCACAAAGACGCGTTCTGCAATAAAGTTTCTGATATGTGCTTCGACGTCACTCACTTCAAAGACCTCAAGTCCATAAGTTAGAGGAAATCCCTGTTCGAAGGCGTAGTCCAAACTGGAACCACCCGATCTTTCGTATTCCTTTGGGGGAATTCGCAGGAAGACGGGCTTTGTTTCCAGAAATATACGTTCACTGACATAGTTTGCTATGCTCTCAAAAACCTCGACGTCTTTCAGGGGCGTcctaaattatatatatagatttatGATTTATGAGCTATGAATAAATACTGAATACTTAGTCGCCCAATAAGATCCGATTCGCTTTCGGAAAAAGGCCTTTTCCCTGAGTACTCTTGACTGCTGGTTAAGCGATGCCATTTATCCAACTTATTCCGCTTGGTGTCGAAGTTTCGATTCAGATTGGTGCCAACGTGAAGACCATTCGGTGATCGATTCTTTTTCCAGTCTTGAAACATTGTATTCCAAGAATACTCGTAACCATCCGGGTTGGCCATGGGTAGGATGTACCAGTCGAATCGCTCCAATAGCATTTTATTCGCTTCGCAATTGACCACCAATTCGTGAATCGTCTTGAGCGCCACCGTGGTTGTGATCCACTCGTTTCCTTGGATGGCCGCATCCATTAGTACCACTTGTTTTGGACCGGGACAATAGAGGCCTGTCGCGCAGATATTTTCACCACATAGACTGATCGATACTCGTGGGTTTTTGTCAGCTCTTTAAGCTCTACGTTGCTGAAGGAGCTATCAAGGGCTCTCAAGTACGAGCTCATTTCACCGTAGCTATAAAAGTCTTGTTAGGGAAACAcccaaaaagaaagaaagggGTATCtactctttatttttttaatgaaaaaatattgaaaatgttatttctccATACTTTATTAGCTCGCTCAAAAATGATTATACTTTCAGTCAAACAGGTTTTTTAATAGAGTTAGAAACTGCAATAATTCTGCCGAAACGTAGTGCAAAATTAAGAGTAATAATCAATAAGAGTAAGCTCTCTTTTTTCCAGCTCTCTTGGTCTCTGAAAGCCTCTTATAACAAATTTTCTCCGATTTAGAGAAAAtaaaaggtaaacaaaatattggaaaatcgtgcagaaatgtatttttgctCCCAAAGGTAAACACTACCTAATTATAAACATGCGAAAGATACTTTTtagaaataacaatttattttataaaagcctcattttaatttgagtacattaaaaatgcattttagtAATAGAGTTAATATTCCTTAAGGCAAAGAAAGGCCGTAGAACGCAGATGGCTAAGCAAGTTTTCACCATTTTTTCGCCAAGGCTTTATCTTGCTTTGCAGCTTTGCCATTTTGCGGTTTAAGGGgagattaaaaaatgtaattatgttGATAAATACGTCTTACTgggcattttgcatttttattttgccaaCTTCACCCGGGACGATGTCCTGGCGATGGAAAGTGGGAAAACTTTAACCGCAACagctaaataaaaacaacaactagCGGCGCGGCCTTCCTTCATCTCTTGCTTTTTGTTAGCTGTTTCAACTTTTTAACCAACAAATTTACTTGCCTTGGCCGGGCAAATATTTTATCATTGCGCCTTTTAGCACTCAAGTGGCGGACAGAAGTGGTGGCCCTAAAGAATGGGGAAGTGGGAAGGCAGCTGGTCCTGCAGGATCCCGGACTAAGCGCAGTTTATGGCTTcatttttttgcaaattgtgGCCTTTTGCTCCGTTTTTCAATTCAGAAGTTCACTCCAGAAGTTTCTGGCCCTCTCTGGTAATCATTTTGGCCATTACTTTGATGACCAGCTAATGAAGCTATCATTTAGAGAAAATATTGAGAAAAAAACCAGAGGACACCAATTGATTATTGACTCCGGTCGCTTGAGAGTTTTCGAGagctttttttcttttgcaaaATTAATGAGCCTGCAAAAATCTGATTTCAATTTGCCGATTAGAGTTGTCAATGTGCATAATTTACGAGAATGGGGAAAATCTTATTAGTTCATAAGGCGCGCTAGTGGATGGTCCTTGGTCCTCTCAAATGCTCCTGGGTCCTTCGGTTGCGATGCGGGTCACGTAgctttcatgtccgatttttaagTTTGCGCTGCACAAATCACGTAACCCCTCTGCCTCAGAGCCAGGGATCACGGACTGGTGTAAGGACCAGAGCTAATGTCCTACTTGGGGCTATTTGTAGGGTGCACTTTGTGTGGatttttatgatttgtttACGCTGCCTCCGAACGTGAGTGATAAGCAGGGACTGCTCACTGTGGTAAGGACAAGTAAACCGAGGCATTCAAATGCATCGGACATGATGGCAGAAATAGTTATGGAAATCCTACAAGTACGTACACTTTAAACCCTAATACCACTAcgtttcaaaatatattataataatatttctgttttgaagttttcaattaaatcaaCAAAATCAATTGGAATTTGGTAATCTTTAGAACAACGAAAGAGAGgcaaaagttatttaatacTTATGAACTTATGATACTTGCTTacaaaaatcgaacatggaAACAACtgataaatttgatatttatttgaaagataCATTGTAATGTAGTACGCCAACGAATTCAACTAGAatttcataaaggtatcccatcTATAAATCGGATTCATATTACTTAAGCTATAAAATCTGCAAGTGCAGTTTGGCTTCCCCGTTCAGGAAGTGCCGAAAACTATAACAtaaaaatgggctaaaatttatatctgtcttaaaaaggaaaatatagtTGTTAAATGTTAGAAAACACAGCCACAAATTTATAGAGGTActccacgtcaaaatcgggtttatattactcaagttatgacgTCTAGAAGGCCAGTTTTAGGTTCCCACACTGGAAATCATTGCAATTACTGAAAAACCGAACAAAAAAAAGGGTTAAAATTCTGACCCTCAATAAATACAGAAATTTGAAAGTAGAATTTTAGAGAACttaaccacaaactcaaagagggtTGCCACATTAAAATCGGGTAAAAATTACTGAAGTTATAGAACCTAGAActtcagttttgggttcccatacTTAAAACCCTTGGAATTACGGGgaaaccgaacatgaaaaagGATTAAATTTCTGATCCTTTGTAAATAGAGAAATTTAAAAGCAGATTATTAggaaattcaaccacaaacttatagaggtatcccacgtttaaatcgaaataaaattactgaAGTTATGCAATCTAGAAATCCAGTTATGGCTTCGTATACTGAAACCATTTgaattacggaaaaaccgaacatgaaaatgggttcaaatttcgaccctcgtaAAATAGGGAAATTTGAGTGCAGATTAATACTGAATTCGATGACAATTTCATAGAGGTTTCGTACGTCCAAATCGGATTAAAATTACTGAaattatggaatctagaaatGCAGTTtcactgaaaaccattggaaatacggaaataccgaacatgaaaatgggttaaatttCTGATCCTTTCTAAATAGAGAAATTTAAAAGCAGATTATTagggaattcaaccacaaacttatagaggtaccccacgtttaaatcgaaataaaattactgaagttatggaatctagaaatccagttttgggttcccatacTGAAAACCGTTTgaattacggaaaaaccgaacatgaaaatggtagAATAGGAAAATTTGACTGCAGATTAATACCGAATTCAATGACAATTTAATAAAGGTATCGTACGTCCAAATCGGattaaaattactaaaattatggaatctagaaatGCAGTTATGAGCTCTTacactgaaaaccattggaaatacggaaataccaaacaatgaaaatgggttaaaatttcgaccagcGTAAAATAAGGAAATTTGTATGCAGATTATTAGCAAACTCACCCACAATTTCATAGAGATATCCCACTTCTAAATCGGGCTTATATTACGTAAGTTATAGAGTACTGAAGTGCATTTAatgaacattttatttaacaagtGTTAAACTTAACCTAAAATCCATAGTGGGTACCGAAACCATCGAAGGTCATGTGGGAGACGGTCTCCGCAGGGGAGTACTGGATGACGGCGGGTTGGTGGCTGTAGTGCGCGGGCTGCTGATGGTAGACCGAAGGAGCCTCCACGTGGGCAGGTTGGTGGTAGACCGGAGCACTCTGCACCTGAGCGGGCTGATGGTAGACCGAGGGTGTCTCCAAATGAGCTGGGTGGTGGTAAACCGATGGAGAAGCCTGATGGTAGACAGATGGAGCCTGGGCCTGAGCAGGCTGGTGGTAGACCGGCGAAGCCTGAGTGAACAGGTGGGATGGCTCCTGGTGAGAGCTGTGGCTGTAGACGGGAGCTGGGACCGAGACCGGAACCGGAGCCGGGGCATAGCTGAAGGTCTTGGCCACCGCCGGCTGGTAGACATTGTTGCTGATCCGGGTGTCCTGCTTGTGGACCTGCGAGTAGGGCGTGGCCACCGATTTGGCGTAGTGGGAAACGGTGCCGTCGAAGCTCCTCACCACATTCTGCTGGGTGTGGGCCACCGCGTGCTCGTCGGCGGCATAGCTAAGGCTCGGCTGGGCAATCAATCCCGCCCAGGTGGGagccaggaggagcagcaaaCTGGAGGCGACGCTGAGGAACTGGAAGTGAGCCATGTCGATGGGAGCAATCGGAACAACTGTGCTGGATAAGTCGATTGTTAGGCCATATATAGAAGACATGACCACCGCAATGCCAATTACTCATAACTCGTTTCCAGCTTTGTCGGCTGGCTTTGCGTGACTTTCAGAAATCCATTTCTCTATCCCTCGATCGTGGCAAATCAATTTACAATTGCCCAGCTCCAAGTGACAGCCTCGAAAGGCGGGGGCAGGCGCATAGACTGGGGAAGGGCGTGTCGTCGACCCAGTTAAAAGAGACCCCGTCTTGGCCTATCGACATTGCGTAATGCCCGGAATAAGCTAAGGTCTGTGCACTTGCCGCACTTGCTCCACATTTCACGGATACGGCTTCGGATTCGACTTGACTGGATGCCAACTTACAATTCACCGCTGAAGGGCCATCAAGTGGCACAAACATATTGCGGCCAGCGCAATTTATGGCCCATCGGAGATGCATTAACGGCGCGGCAAAGTGTTAATGCAATTTCTGCCCCGTCCGCTCTTCAAGCCTTCCATTTGGATTGCTAAGTTTTCATGAAGATATTCACGGAAGTGGGTATCAGTATTTTCAGGCGTTAAAAGTCACAACAATGTAGCTTGATGATACATCCACTCAGTTGCCTTAAGAGATGTGACTGTGGTTCATAATAATCACTGATTTTAAAGATaggaaaaattatacaaaatccTATGAACGTATTATAAGCAGTATAAATAGCGCTGAATGAAATTAAAAGGTCTAAAATCAAAGAAATTCTTGAATTCAAGAAACAAactaaaaaactatttttggacttaatttctttatattcATTTAGAATGTTGTAGTCGTATATTAACGGAAcccaaagtaaaaaataaacgaCATTCACAATAGCAagctttatactttttattattactttaaatttaaatcaatgtTGCTAAAATTCCAACACAATTCCAACAGAtgtttaaatgatttttgatCGACCCGACTTTAAGTTCCGCTCTAAAGACCcctgtttccgtttccgcatCCGTTTCTGTTTCTTTCCAATGGACCGGCACTCAACCTGAAGTTGCCCCAATGATGCGAGTGCCGCTCTTTGATTCTCTGGCTGGTCCGTAGAATCGTTCAGCTCGCAATCGAGTCATAATGCAATTGGCAAACGTCAAGCAAATGTTGTTAACTGGCCAAAAGAGGCGGAGAACGGGGAGATGGATGAATGGATGGACCGGATGTCCGGTTGGCAAGTGTTGGGGACATTGTTGCCTTGGCCGTGGTAGGAAAAGTTTTGCGCGGGGGAAAATGACACACACTCGCAAATAGCGTCAACATCTCGGCGCCAAATGTGATTACGATTACAGCGATTGTGGGCCAACTTGAGAAAGTCACCTTTGTTGGCTCCAATCTTTATGGCGGGGATTAAGGAGTCCGCTCTCCGGCgagtgtgtgcttgtgtgtcCATTATGGTCCTTATGAAATTCGGCacataaattgtattattgCATTTATGCTTGATTTTATTTCCCCCCAAGCTTTCCACTCTGCTTTTCCCTGCTGATTGTATTTGAGTGTTGAATTGGCTTTCgcattattttgtatttcttcTCGTTTCGTTTTGGCCTTAAGTGGATTCGTCTTCGTTTACGTCTGCATTGTCGTCTGACTGAGCTTAACGTTTTATTGGAGCGACAGGAATCACATGTGAGTGCTTACATTTCAACGGTTTCCTTTGCCGCTTCGAGCCGTGCGCCAACGCAATTTGAACTTCAATTAGCTGCATTTGGCCATGGCTAATAAACGCTGCCTTCGTCTTGGCTCCTCGTGCTGATATACAATTACAAATGACGCGTCAGGGCCAGGCCGAAAGTCAATTACCAAAGAGCACAGggagaaatgttatttctattttatttttttatgtattttagaaaaaaaaggtCAGATCAGTAGttagttattttttagttctttTCGTTTTAGTGATTTTACAGAAAGCTTGAGAAATTATACTTAAATATATCATTTACTCTGTTAAAGGTAAACAGTTTTTACTATAATTGGTTagacattatttaaattttgtgagattcaaaattattataattgacgcgtaaaagtaggcaacgctttttaaaatttcgaaatacatcaaatttttgcttttttagatatattttcaaagtttatgtctaaaataattgtaatactACATTGTAAAAGAAATACCCCATTTTTCGCAGTGCATTCGAGAGCGAAAAGAGAGAAAAGTAGCATAAAAGCCCGCGCCTCGCCGGCTAATTGGAATTGAAACATAAATTAAGCGTCCAGTTCGAGGGCGAAGACGGCAGAATGCAACTAAAACTTTACGACTTCTTCACTTTGGCCAATTCCGAGCTCAACTTCCGCATTCACATGCCGTTCTGCACTTTTACGTTTTGTCGTAATCCCCGCCAATTACGATCCCACTAGTTTCCCACTCAACAACCGCCTGCTGTTGCATCCGCATTGACAGCTTAGATTAAGTGTGGACTATAAATTGGTACGGTTAGTTGGCGGTTGTATTTATGAGGCCAGTGCAGTGCCTTTTGGCAGGTCGATATAATTTACTGGCAATTACAAGTGGCCAACGAGACATTTTCCCACCCCTACCAAGCGTCCATATGTGTTTTGGGAGTGTTTTGGGTGAAGATTAAATATGGGAAAAAGGTTGTTAAGctatgataaaaaatataatcaatggatattatttaacatataaattgGGATTTATTgaagattaaaaaatgtaacgaaaatgtatttattattaatcatACAATTCTCTGAGAAACAGAGCAACTATCACATGGGTTAGACCCCACGCCCTGAACGCCGAGGTTCCTTGGTGTTATATTGCCAATCAGCTGCGGAAACCACCCACTTTCAGCCCCGAGGTCAGCCCCATTCCGCCCCCTTCGAAGGCTCCTTGGCCGCCCGTGCTTTATGGCACAAAGGGGACTTGGCttcaattttctttatattacAGCTTGATTTAATTTGACGTGAGACTTGCTCTGGAGCCCTGTTCTTGACCAGACCGAAATTAGAAATGGAGTCATGCAATGCGGGGCGAAACTCGAACTCCAACTGGAATCTGATTCCGAAGTGAAACGATTGCAGGTTACATTCGGGGGAAATTCAAATGTCGCTTAATGAAAATATGAACAATTGGAAAAGGCAAATGTCATTTGCCAGCTGCCAGGCACAGCGACTTAGGGGTGGCTGATCTGCCCGATTGATATAATTTCATTAAGCAAAGGTGCCCACTCCTAGAAAAAAGCAAGTTgtgctgccacgcccaccgcccacccacTGTGACACTTCCAGGAAAAACTTTTGGTGCAAAAAGGGAATAAAAAGTAGCGGAAAGCGCTCGCTTAATAACAAATGGAAAGCGGAAAACGAGAGGGCAGTACTGGGCGACGgcaaaaaagagggaaaatgataatgaaaatgaaaatgcataAACAGAAATCGTTGACAAGGCGAGTGGGCGGAATGCTCAGGGTGCTTAGATGTAGGACGGCTGCGTGGAAAACTCATTAAAACTTTTTCACAGCCCATTTAAAAGCAATttgtaaattgtaaaactggcACTTGGCCCTCGCGAAGTCGgtgaaaaattgtaataattattatttatattttcaagccGAGCATAACCCATATTTTCAGGCAGCCGTAGGGAAAGTATCTTAATAGAATTTGTTGTTTATAATTAGTAAATTACACTGGACTAGGATGTAAGTTGCTAACAGTAagagaatatttatatatattttttatgtccCTAAATAAAATGTGAAGTGTTTTGAGGCAATCATTCTCTGCTAGTTACCTTTAAACAATCCCAAGAACTCAATGGTGAGCCCAACAATCTGCCAGTGCCCATTTCCGAGGCATCTTTTCAGCCCGGAAAATAAGGGCTCGTCGCAATCACTTTGAGCCCGTGGAAAGGCTCACAATCGCAGACATTAAATCAAATTTCCGCACAATTCCGGCCAGGGGTATGCGAAAAATTGTGTTAGCTGCGGTTGGCTTTCCTCCGCAGCCAAGCCTTCTGCTTATTTTACTTTTCCACTGCCGCTGCCATAGCGCCACTTAAATATTCAAAGCGAAAAGTTGCCCTACACCTTTGCGTCTTGGCTGAATTTCCCCTGTTTTCcgtgttttcttttctttattattcaAACGCCGCTTTTCATGTGCAGTGCCGAAAAATTCCCACAGGATGCAGTCAAAGGCACTGGGGGTGTGAGTACGGCGAGAGGTCAGGGGGTGAAAAGGTGGTTGGGTGAATTGTAATACACATGTGCAGTCCCTTAAACGTTTTTATGGGGTTCATATCGCAGTTACCCCCATGATTTGGCTTGTGGGTAAAAGCTAGGCAAGTCCCAGGCGATATGCTTCATTTCGACTAAATTAAGGCAACTAGATATTCCCAAGAGcatagaaatataaaatattaatatatgttGTGCGTATTCAAAAGAACCGCCTCTTTTTAAGGGCTGCCAGATGGGGGCaagcttaaatattaaaaggtCTGGCAGCACTGCTGGTTTGCGTCTGAGCTAAGAGTGTTGCACAACGATAGTTTTTGGTTTGCGTCCCAgcttttggtatattttcaaCAGCTGTCAGCTTAGCTATTATGTGTCCAAATGAGTTTTCTGAGTGTGGAATATATATCAGGCATCAATTTGTTTAGTACAATAAAGTTATGCCGTCATTTGCTTAGTAACTTGTGTTAATTGCAATTGAGCCTTAAAgacattaaattttaatacatttaagaAAAGGTTTTAGCTCCTTTTGTATCCTTCTTGCCCCTCTAGCTATTCTGGCTACTTAAAGATGGCATTTGGCTAGCTTTCGGCGCGAGAGTTGGCAACACTGCCACACTGTCAAATTCCAGTAATTATTCTCCTCTGCCGCTGTTGTTGAATTGCGAAATCCTGCGTCCGCTTCAGCCACCCAAGCCCAGCAAATATTCGCCCGATCCGAGAGCAGGCGGAGATCCGTGAAAAGCCGTGCGTACCAACCGCCAATCGAGCAGTGCGAAAACGTGTCCGGAAAAGCCAAAGGCCAGCGGcagcgagtgcgagtgcgagcgAGAAGGCAGGCGACAGCGACACCGACAAGATTTCCCCGCCCCCCTCGGCCAGCGTAGCCCCCCTTCGACTGTTTCTTTTTTGCACGGCACGGGGAAAACCGAAAGAAAAACGAGATTTTCAACAGCTTTGCGACGCAGTCCGGCCGGAAAATGCTAATAAACCTTAAGGTGAAGACCTTAGATGCGCGCACCCACGAATTCAGCATCGACAATGAGGTAATGTTTTGAGGTTGTGTGTCCAGGTCTAGAGGCTTCCATATAAGCACCTACCCCGCCCCCTTGCAGCTCACCATCCGCCAGTTTAAGGACCAAATAGCCGAGAAGACCAACATTGCGGCGGAGAACCAGCGCATCATCTACCAGGGTCGCGTTCTGGCCGATGACAAGCAGGTGAAGGAGTACGGTGAGTCATGCCCCCGGGAGCAGCCCATATCTCTGCATTTCATTGATCCATTGATTGATTGCCTGTGCAGATGTCGACGGCAAGGTGCTGCATGTGGCCGAGCGTCCGCCCTTCTCGCAGCGCGGAGCCAACTCCCGCAACAATGACGAACCCATGCGCCCCTTCCGCAATGTGGCACGCCCTCCGCCGCCCGGAATGCGCACTTCTCCGTACTTCCGCGCCCTCGATGGCATGCTCGTGGGCACCATGGCCATACCCGTGAACAATGGTCCAGTTGCAGGGGTAAGTCAATATTTCTCCAAACCGTCGTATACTAACTTTAACAATCTCTCAGACTCGCCCCACACCGAATCGCTATCCCAACTCCTCGTCCTTCTGCATCAACCGCATCACCGTCGCCTTACACATGATCGACTGCGCCGACAATATTGCCGCCTATCTGGAAAACCCAGCCGTGGGTCTGAACAATCAATCGTTGGACATTCTGCAGCGCGGCCGCTGGTCCATGGAGTCCACCGTGGTGGAAGTGGGTGTCTCCTCGGCGGATCTGCcacgcaacaacaacatcataGACATGGTCCAGGATGCCGTGACCGCTGCCCTTTCGCGAACTGGAGCCCGCAACTATACGGTGGTGCAGTTGCCCACAGTGTACACCAATGAGAATGGAGAGACCAGTCAGCAGAGAACTGGAGAAGCTGGCGCCACTGAGGGGGCAGTTACCGGAGCTGCTAGTGATGCCAGCGGGGAGACCACTGCGGCCACTGTAATCATTGAGGATGTGATCGAAACAGACGACGAGGCTGCCGATGGAGCCTCGGATCGCTCAACAACGCCCACACCAGAGGCAGAGGCCGAAGGAGCAGTTGGAGGCCAGCCGGCAACGGCTGCGGAGACTCCCACCACATCCAATGGAGCGGCGAACGACGCTGCAGCTAGCGGCGAGGGCGGAAACAACTCTGGACCCAGGCGTCGCACTCGTCCGCAGGTGTTGGCCCAAGTTATACAGCACTACCGTGGCGTACAGAATCGTCTGGCGCCATTCGTAGATCGCTACTACGAGATCCTTCAGAATGATCCCACTTTCGAGGAGAGTGTAAGTCAACCAAACAAGTTTTCCCTCTTTTTGCTTTACTACAACTTTGAATTACTCTTTTCAGGACACCGCTGGACGCGAGGATGCACAGCGCATCTTTGACCGCGTCTCGGAGGCTTTCCACTACCTCTCACACGCCCAGCATGCCATTTCTGATTTGATGCTGGACTTGTCGCAACCGGGACCTCGTGTGCTTACCTGTCGACCCATTCTGGTCGAGCAGAGCGGCTACATACGCTCTAACAACATCTTCACGCCCTTCTTGGGTCCGCCGCCAGGTCTCCTTAACGAGCCTTTCCGTTCCGGCAGAGCACccggtgctgctgctgcggctggcACTCAAACGCCTCCCGCGGCAGGAACTCCAACGGCTGTGGCTCCGCCGCAGGCCACCAATTTGCAGGCGGCCACCGATGCCAGTCGCAGCGCGGCAGCCATGGCGGAGATCGCCAGTCGGGCTGCAGGAGCcgctgcagagatggctgccGGAGCTGCCaacgcagccgccgctgccgctcgTGATTTGTCCAACGACCACGTGGAGGATCCCGTCGACGAACCCATGGTGGCACCGAATGCAGCTGGCGCCACACCACAAGCTCAGCAGCAACCACGTCTCGAAATGGGTAAGAAGGGGGTTCAAACATCGATCTTTGAATGCACAGCAGGGAGTCTAAATTTAAGGGAATCTTTTTATTCTGTACCAAGACTCTTGGTCTTAAAGTTCTGACTACCCTTTATATTACCCCATTATTTGTTGACGATTTTCTAGATCACGATCACGATCAAGATCAAAATGAAACTCCCGAAAGAGAGGTGCGACCCGCGCCTCGGCTGCGTGTCTATGTGCCAGTGACCCTGCCGCCGCCCAGTACGTTTTGGTTGTTTGGTTGAACCCAGCTCATCTCAGTCATGGCAGACTAACCATAATTTTACCATCTCACTCACTGCACCCATCGTTCGATTTCACTTACAATTTTGTTAGTTCGTTTCGTTACTGACCAGCCCTTAACCAGATTACTGCCAGCTACCTCTTATGTTTTGTAAGGCCTTACTAACTCGAGCTGTTTTGCAGATCCCCAACTGGAGATGGCGCGAATTATTCAGGCAATGGTCAATGGTCAACGACCAAACGATGTTCATGTGGAGTTCAATGCTCCCAACGTCATGTCGATTAACTTGCCC
This window of the Drosophila biarmipes strain raj3 chromosome 3L, RU_DBia_V1.1, whole genome shotgun sequence genome carries:
- the LOC108028009 gene encoding carboxypeptidase O-like encodes the protein MDAAIQGNEWITTTVALKTIHELVVNCEANKMLLERFDWYILPMANPDGYEYSWNTMFQDWKKNRSPNGLHVGTNLNRNFDTKRNKLDKWHRLTSSQETPLKDVEVFESIANYVSERIFLETKPVFLRIPPKEYERSGGSSLDYAFEQGFPLTYGLEVFESLANPEFSGGA
- the LOC108028198 gene encoding cuticle protein 76; this encodes MAHFQFLSVASSLLLLLAPTWAGLIAQPSLSYAADEHAVAHTQQNVVRSFDGTVSHYAKSVATPYSQVHKQDTRISNNVYQPAVAKTFSYAPAPVPVSVPAPVYSHSSHQEPSHLFTQASPVYHQPAQAQAPSVYHQASPSVYHHPAHLETPSVYHQPAQVQSAPVYHQPAHVEAPSVYHQQPAHYSHQPAVIQYSPAETVSHMTFDGFGTHYGF